One Mercenaria mercenaria strain notata chromosome 12, MADL_Memer_1, whole genome shotgun sequence DNA segment encodes these proteins:
- the LOC123533496 gene encoding uncharacterized protein LOC123533496, with amino-acid sequence MYFLGNQMYHGSSPVTAMLISDAFHTLIDFLGNSRNNVLGGHNVKTCDSHISVNALRSYGKVPDFSHVCLGFLDTMAPFSKSHSHLEPYSQEALVKNILNTYKAHDAKEDVSVLQKLVSSLKSSDSDKLFASFPLSYTVQMHSYLQMVSSKLADTRKTDSQQKTV; translated from the coding sequence ATGTACTTTCTCGGCAACCAGATGTACCATGGATCAAGTCCTGTCACGGCTATGTTAATATCAGATGCCTTTCACACTCTCATAGACTTTCTAGGGAATTCCAGAAATAATGTCCTTGGTGGTCACAATGTAAAGACCTGTGACAGTCATATATCAGTAAATGCACTCCGTTCATATGGAAAAGTCCCAGATTTTAGTCATGTTTGTTTAGGCTTCCTTGACACAATGGCTCCATTCAGTAAATCACATTCACATCTGGAGCCTTATTCCCAGGAAGCACttgtgaaaaatatattgaatactTATAAAGCACATGATGCTAAAGAAGATGTTTCAGTTCTCCAAAAGCTTGTAAGCAGTTTGAAGTCGAGTGATTCTGATAAATTATTTGCTTCATTTCCGCTATCATACACGGTTCAGATGCACAGTTACTTACAGATGGTGTCATCTAAACTTGCCGACACTCGAAAAACTGACAGCCAGCaaaaaactgtttga